The Verrucomicrobium spinosum DSM 4136 = JCM 18804 DNA segment ACCTGCCACGAACTTTCCGCCCCACCGATCTTGAGCCTTGAAGTCTCGCCCCCTTTTGTGCGTCAATACTCCTATGCCTTTGCTTAAAACCGCCAGCTTCCTCGCCCTGGGCCTTCTCTCGCTCACCCTGGCCCAATCCTCCGCCCAGGACACCCCCGGCACCAGCAACCGCCCCAACATCGTGCTGGTGATGGCCGATGACCAGGGCTGGGGGGACATGGCCTACAACGGGCATCCCCATCTCAAGACGCCCAACTTCGACGCGCTGGCGGCAGAAGGGGTGCGCTTCGATAACTTCCACGCCGCCGCTCCGGTCTGCTCCCCCACCCGGGGCAGTGTCATGACCGGGCGCACGCCCAACCGCTTTGGTTGCTTCTCCTGGGGCAACACCCTGCGGCCGCAGGAGGTCACGATTGCGGAAGTGCTCAAATCCGCCGGATACCGCACCGGGCACTTTGGCAAATGGCACCTGGGCTCCGTGCAGAAAGACAGTCCGGTGAATCCCGGCAACAGTGGGTTCGAGGAGTGGATCTCGGCCCCCAACTACTTCGACCTCAATCCCGTGCTCAGCGATCAGGGACGCGCGGTGCCGTTCGAAGGAGACAGCTCGGACGTCACGGTGGACCTCGCCCTGAAGTTCATCCGCAAACAGGCGGAGGCCAGGCAACCCTTCTTTACAGTCGTGTGGTTCGGTTCACCGCACGCACCTCATCAGCCACTGGAGTCGGACCGCGCTCTTTATGAAGGCCTTGACCTGACCAAGGCCCAGCAGAACTTCTACGCAGAAATCACCGCCATGGACCGCGCCTTCGGTCGGCTTCGCAGTGAGATCAAGGATCTGGGCCTGCGGGACAACACCATCCTCTGGTACTGCAGTGACAACGGGGCCCTGCCCAAGGTTGGCTCCACGGGCGGTCGCCGCGGCAACAAGGGCAAGATCTATGAAGGCGGTCTCGCCGTGCCCGCGCTGCTGGAGTGGCCCGCCCGCTTTGCCTCGCCCAAGATGGTCAAACTGCCCTGCGTCACCTCCGACATCTATCCCACCCTGCTGGATGTTGTGGACGTCACGGTGCCCAATCAGCCCGTGCTGGATGGCATCAGCCTGTTAGGAGTGATCAGCGAGCGGGACAAAGAACGGGAAAAGCCCATCGGCTTCTGGGATCGAGGAAAGAAAGGGATCCAGACGCCCTCGAAACTCTGGATGGATGAACTGCTCGCCGCGCAAAAGGAAGGCCGCGAGCCCAACGATCCCGCCCGGCTCAATCCCGATGCCGGCGTCATTGGCGAGCCCGAGCCGTCCAACCAGTTCCCCGGTCACGCTGCATGGCTCGATGGCCAGTGGAAACTCCACCGCATCGAGGACCCCCAGACCCACGATGTCACTTGGGAACTCTACGATCTGGAAGCCGATCCCAAAGAAAGCCGCGTCCTCTTTGCCGAGCAGCCCGATCGCCTGCCCGCCATGCAGGAAGCCCTCAACGACTGGCTGAAATCCGTGGTCAAGAGTCTGAATGGCGGCGATTATCCGAAGGGACTGTGAACTCGTGCTTGGCTTTTGACGCATGAAATCCGCCCTCCGAGGCATCTTTCTCACTTCCGAAGATCCGCCCGCCACCGCCGCGTTTTATCGTGATGTGGCGGGTCTGGACTGGGAGGAAGTGGGCACCGGAAGCGGCTATGTGTACTGGAAGCTGGATCGCGATGGCGTGCAACTCGCACTCCATGATGCCAAAGCTTTTGCCACCCACACTCATCCCGCGTTGCGTGAATCCAACCTAACGCACCTCTACTTCCAAATCTCTGATCATAAGACCTTCCTCGAAAAGCTCGTGGTCATGAATGTGCCGGTGGACTCCCAGGATGACGTGGTCATCACCGTGGTGGATCCCGACGGCAGAAGGGTCATGTTCGGGACGGCGTGAAGGCAGGGGTGCGGTCTCGATTGAGGGAGGAAAGGTTGTGGGAAACGACACACTGAGCCGACTAAAGTCGGTACTCCAACGCCTCCGGCGCAACGGAGAGGGTTGGAGCACCGCCTTCAGGCCAATGCCATCAGGGAAAAATTGACCAGGCTCAACGACTGGGATGCCTGGGTGCGGCAGGCTCACTCTACAAGCCCAGGTTCAATCTGGCAGCAGGGCCCCGCTCAGGAGGGCCGAAGGTCCGTCATCATACCAGCCCTGGGCAGCGCCCAGGGTTTGGAATTCCCAATTGGATTCAGGGCTGAAGGCCCGGACTCATCAAACCTGCCCACGAAGAACAACCCTGAATGACTCCGGGCCTTCAGCCCTCAGCATCCTTTTCTGCCCCCAAACCCTGGGCGCTGCCCAGGGCTGATATCACTCCGGGCCCTTGGCCCTCAGCTTCTGCTCCGCCACTGCGAGTCAGGCCGCCGGGTAAATTCCATGTATCAGTCAGGTACTTGATTTGATGCGATGACGGGCCCCAAACTCTATTTCCCTGATGGCATTGGCCTTCAGGCGGTTCACGCTACAAGCTATCGAGGATATCCTCCATTGGCTTCGCTCGTCGCGAGGGAGTGAATCAAGGAGCCGTCATTGAACGTATAACTGGGGTTCACATGCCCATTCGTTGTCCCATTTCCTCCTCTCTGGCTACCCTTTGGATGGGTGTTGCGCTCCTTTTTTGGTCTAGCCTGGACATCCTTCACGCCGACGTCACCCTCACCCCGCTCAAAGAGGGAGCCAATCAAGTGGAACTCACGCCCCTGGAAAACGGCGAGTGGGAGGTGCGCACGACGGGGCCGGACCCGTATTTTCACGTGCGAGTGGAAGGGGAGGGGCTCGACCTGGTCAAGGAGTCCGTCTTGTCGTTCGAGTACATCAGCCTCACCGGCGTGGGGCGCATGCTGGTGTTTGTCGGCCCGGTGCTGGACATCCCACATCTGATCATGCACCAAGGCGTGGGGCGCAGGGAAGGGTGGGGAGCACAGGCCATTGATTTGCGAGACACCTCCGCAAAACCTGCCCTCCCGGTCAAAACGTTGCGCCTTACATGGGGAGAGGCACCCGGATTGGTGGCTCGATTCCGCAATCTCAAAGTCCGCGCGGCCACGGCTCAGGAGGCTGAATTGGCTGCCACTCGGGAAACGCGGTTCCAGAATGATCGGGCGTTGGCGAAAAGGTTGAGGAAATACCTTGGCCAGGACTTCCCTCAGCAGCTCTCCTCCGTCTCAGCAGATCCCTCTCAGATCAAGATTGAAGGACGCATTACCGGGAGCGCGGAAGCCTTGTGGCTCGCGGAGGTGCCCATGTGGGAGGACATCACCGCCCTCAAACAACCCGCCTCGCTTCACGCGATCAATGCCGATGCCCAAGGCGCTTTCACCGTCAGCGTTCCGCGTGATGCAGTGAAGGATCGGGATCTTCTGCTCTCCGGTTGGGCCGTGGTGCAAAGGACGGCGGAGGGAGTGGTGCCTGTTTCGGCGCTGCGATACGTGGAAAAACAGACGCCGCGTGCCGATTTGCCTCTCATGCGGCCCCGGTCCAAGAAGGGGCTCGGCGGGTGTGACTTTGATCATGAAGACATGGACAGGCTGGGGATCACCTCTGTGACCCTCAACATTCTCTTGAATCATCTGCTCTTCACCTCGCCGGGAGAGGGCAGAACTCCCTACACCTATGCCGGTCGCACGTGGTATGTGAACGAAGGCGTGCTGGCGGGCTATGACCGCTACATGACCCTCGCTGCCAGGAAGCAACTGATGGTCTCTGCCATCATCCTGCTGCCTCAGGAGCGTGAGGCCGCAGCGGGATCGTGGATCAAAGTGGCCGGGCATCCGCATGCCGAGCCAGTCGGCCTCTATGTCATGCCCAACTTCACCACCCAGGAGGGGGTGCAGGCGTACGCCGCGGCCATGAACCTGATCACCGAGCGCTACAGCCGCCCGGATGGCAAGTACGGCCGCGTGCACCACTGGATCATGCACAATGAGGTCAATAGTGGCTTCTACTGGACCAATGCCGGCGACAAGACGGATCTCACCTACCTTGGCCTTTATCAGAAATCCATGCGCGTCGCCTGGCTGCTGGCGGGCCAGTACGATGCCCATGCCAAACCCCTCATCTCCCTGGAGCACGGTTGGACGCTGAAGCTCGATCCACGGGCTTATGCCGGTCGCGCTTTGCTGGAGCACCTCGTCCAATTCAGCCGAAAGGAGGGTGATTTCCCCTGGGGCATCGCTTATCACCCGTATGCGGAAGACCTCCGCAATCCCCGGGCGTGGGAGGATCCCGGCGCGACCTTTGATTTCAATGCCCCTTTCATCACCTTCAAGAACATGGAGGTGCTGGATGCCTGGGCCCGCCTGCCGAGGGTGGCCTATCAGGGGCAGCCTCGCGAAATCCAACTGACCGAGCAGGGGCTGAATTCCCCCGACTACTCCGAGAAGACTCTGGCCGAACAAGCCGCCGGCATGGCCTACGCGTGGAAGAAGATCGAATCCCTGCCCACCGTCACCGCTTTCCATTATCATCTCTGGGCCGATGACCGGTCGGAAGGCGGATTGCGCCTGGGTTTACGGAAATTTCGCGATGACGCCGAAGACCCCCTGGGCATCAAACCCATCTGGCATCTCTACCGTGCCATCGGCACCCCTGAGTGGGAGAAGGCGAGTGCGTTCGCCCTGCCCATCCTGGGCATCAAGAGCTGGGAGGAAGTGCCGCATAGAGGGGAAATTATGAATTATGAATTATGAATTATGAATTATGAATTATGAATTATGAATTATGAATGAGGAATGAGGAATTATGAATTATGAATGAGGAATGAGGAATGAGGAATGAGGAATGGGGCTTCTGGCGCAGCATCGGGAGAAGATGCGGCACTAAACGCAGACGCGTCCATTTATAATTCCTAATTCCTAATTCATAATTTGGATCGGAGTTCCACGTCCACCCACACCGCCGCATGATCACTCCACGGCACCGTCGGATCGCTCTCCAGCTTCCCGTTTACCTTTCCCTGGTCAACCACCTGCCACTCCCAACCTTCTCCGCTGCCAAACACGTGATCAACTCGCGGCTGGTCCGTGGAGAGTAATTTCCACGCTCCCGCTTCCATGAGCGGGCTCAGCACATCGCCATCTGGCGTGTTGTTCCAGTCACCCGTCCACAAGGCTGGTGCACCCGTCTCGCGAACCTTCTTCACCCACGGGATCAGTTGTGCTGTCTGCGCCAGTTGCGTGGCGTGGTAGCGGTTCTCCTTGTAGCGCGCATGCAGGTGCGTGTTGCCGAAGGAGAGTCGCCGCCCTTCACCCAGGTCCAGGGTGCAGAGGGACAAGCCCTTGCCCGCCCACCAGTCGCCATGTTGCAGTGCCTCTGGACGTCCATTGCTGGCATAGCGGATGAACCCTTCCGCGAGGACGGGATAGCGACTCACCATGAGCAGCCCACTGCCCACGAGGCCGCTGTGAAAATAGCGGGAATGTTCCAGCCCCACCACTTGCAGCGCCTGCGTCAGCTCCGCCCGGTCTGCCTCCACGAATGCTTCCTGAAACCCGACGATGTCCGGCTTCAAGCGGGCAACCTCCTCGGCCACCTTGCGAAGTCGTTCCGAACGGAGTGGTGTGATCCAGTGCAGTCCCCAGACGTTCCAGGTGACCACGCGTAGTTTGAGGGGAGGGGATTTTGTCCAGGCGTCCAGATCAATCTTGCTAAAGACGGCCGGTTCCAGGACGGCAGGGGCCCGCAGGTTCCAGAGCAACAACGCGCCCACGATCAGGCAGACCCCGATGGCGAGTTTGAGGAGGCGACGGAACCAGTGTTTCACAAGGGAGGGTAGGGGGCAGAGTTGGGAGCACAGATCAAGCGGCAAGTTGCACCTGCGTGGCGCGGATGGGGATTTCGATCGCCGAAAGACAGAAGGCACCCGATGGGCCTACCGCTCCGCGGTAGAATTACTCGCGCAAACTATCCATGGGTTGCACTCGCTACGCTCGCTTCACCCATGGCTACGCATGGCGAACCCTCCGGGTTCAATGCACAATGTGCCAACGTACAATGTTTCTAGGTTTGTCATGGTGAACATCAAATGTTGCATCGACAAATCCGCTCTCCGAACCCGGAGGGTTCACCATGATTAGCCATGGGTCGGCCGAGTGAAGCGAGGACTACCCATGGAAAACGGCCAGACCGCTTCTACCGCGGAGCGGTAGGCCCATCGCATCCATCGTCTCCGGATTTTCGCACCGCTCCCAGGTCCCAATCTTCGCTCACGCCGAAACCTTTCCTCCCCACGCTGGTTGAACCCCAAACACCTTTCCGCTCGCTCACATGGGACCTATCCTCCGTACCACGCTCCGTCCGCTCTTGATGGTCATTGCTGCCGCAGCCACCTTGCAGCCCCTCTCGGCACAGACTTCCCCTGGCGTCACTGCCCACCGCGATTTGGAATACGTGGCCGATGGCCACGAGCGTCACAAACTGGACCTCTACCTGCCCGCGAAAGTGGACGGCAAAGTTCCCCTCATCATCTGGGTGCATGGCGGTGGCTGGCAGAATGGCAGCAAGGACGGCTGTCCGCCTCTGCGCGAAGGGTACGTAGCCCGGGGCTACGCTGTGGCCAGCATCAACTATCGGCTCACCAGTCACGCGGTGTTCCCGGCCCAGATCGAGGACTGCAAGGCCGCCGTCCGCTGGCTGCGGGCCCATGCGGCAGAGTATCGTCTGGACCCGGACAAGTTCGGTGTCTGGGGCAGCTCCGCCGGCGGACACCTCGTGGCCCTGCTCGGCACCAGCGGGGAGGTCAAGGAGTTCGATGTAAAAACAAATCTCGACCAGTCCAGCAAGGTGCAGGCGGTCTGCGACTACTATGGCCCCACCGATCTCGCCGCCTTCGTCACCCGGCCAGGCTATGAGCGGCATGCCGATTCCAATTCTCCCGAAAGCAAACTGCTGGGCGGTGTGGTGATGGAGAACCTGGACAAGGCGGCAAAGGCCAACCCCATCACCTACGTGGACAAGGCCGATCCTCCCTTCCTCATCGTGCACGGTGACAAGGACCCCACCGTGCCGATCAACCAGAGCGAACTTCTCTTTGATGCCCTCAAGAAGACCGGGGTGAGCGCCCACTTCCACACCATTCACGGGGCCGGGCATGGCGGCCCGGGGTTCTCGGGAAAGAACATCGAAGACATGGTGGCCAAGTTCTTCGACCAGCGTCTGAAAGAGGGCCGCAGCACGGTGGATGCCCTGGCTACTGACAGCACGGCCGAGGAAGCCCGCGGGTCCGAAACCTTGCCAGGCGGTCGCCGTCGCATCCCCTGGGAGTTCATCACCCGCAAGGATGACAAGAACCAGGACGGCAAAATCACCAAGGAGGAATTCTCCGGCCCGGCGCCGTTGTTCCAACGACTGGACCGCAATGGCGACGGGACCCTGACCCGTGAGGAACACGATGCGGCGATCACGGAGCGGCAGGGTTCAAGGTGAGAACCGCTCAAACGTTTGGGGAGGCTTCGCCGGAGATTGTAAGAATGCAGTGGCAGGCTTTAGCCTGCCGTTGGGCGTGTAGGGCAGTGCGACTGAACAGGCTGAAGCCTGTGACTGCATTGGCCGGCGCAGCGCCTGCATCGGTGTCGATGTCACCCTTGCTCCGCTCTCACTGAACCGGCGGGACGCCGGTAGCCCGCACCGCCGGGACGGCTGTGTCACTCCCTCCCTCACCCCAGCACAAACGCCGCCTTCGCCAGTCGCTGCCCGTTCACTGCGACCTCCACCACGTGCTTCCCCGCATAGTGCACGCGGGTCGTGAAGTCCTTGATCTGCTGGCGTCGTGTCAACGTCACGGCCTCACCGGGTGCCAGCTCCAGCTCCTTCCACTTGAAGACCTTCTCCGCCGTGCCGCCGGACTTCTTCACGTAGTGGATGACGTAGTCCACCACCAGTCGCTGGGCCCTTTTTGCCGCTGACTTGAACTGCAGCTCCAACGTCAGGTGCTGTCCCAGCTCCAGCTTCCTGGGGTTGAGGGTAAAACTCTGCACCTCCACTTCCGGCGGCTCGCCTGCCCCCACCAAGCCCAGCGCCCGTGCATCGCCCTGCTTGATCAGCGTGCGCAACGCCCGCTTCGCGATCCATGCCGTATGCACTTCCCCCAGAGGCCATCCTGCGAGCCGGTCCATCATCCATTCCGGGTGATCCTTGGCGATGTCGTTCAAATGATTGGCGACCGACTTGCGCACATACAGGCTGGAGTCCGCCTTCAGGTTCTCCAGGATGGGCAGGGTGGGGGAGGGATCCTTCACCAGTTCCTCCAGTCGGAACGACCACGGTAGCCGCGGCCGCGATCCTTCACTGGCCAGCCGGCGCACGGCTTCATGCTCGTCTTCGGACCACTTCTTCATCACCTTCAGAGTTCGGGTCAGATCGCGCTTCAAAAACTCGCGCACGGCAAACTCCGAGGAGCCATACACCGTGAAGTCCTTGAGCGCCGCCATGGAGGCGTCGAAGTCCTCCAACCCATACAGACCCACGTAGTCCGGCAGCACCAGCGTCACAAAGTTGTGGTCGATCCGCGGAGCCAACTGTCGCAGCGCGTCCAAAGACTGCCGATAGCTCCCCGGAAGCCCCGCGTGGAGGCTCTCCGTCATTCTCCGCAGCCGCTGCATGAGGCTCAGATCCTCCAGTCCGGGCAGGGCCTGGGCCAGATACGCCTTTTGCTTGAAGGCGGGCAGCACCGCCCCCATCTCCTGGCCTGTGCGACGAAACCTCGCCTCGTCGAACCAGTCTTTCAGGGCGGGAGCGGCAGCGGGAGAGTCGTCGGTGTCAGACATGCGGAGAGAGGGAGGAGCGGGCTGGAGACGGGTGGGGTTTCGAGGCAGTTTGCTTCAAGTCACTGACATTCCTATGTCAGGGGGGGCGGGGCATTTTCTTTTTTTGTGCTGAACGCGCCTCACCTCCCAAAGAAGAATCTTGTCTTCAAATCGAAAAACGGATACCTTGGATCCGACTCCGGGAAACGTAACATTTCAAGCTTCTTCCGTCCTCGTAGAACCCGCCCTGACAACAGGAGGTTACGTCAAAAAAACCGCGGAAGGAAAGACCTCCCCCGCAAGCCCGCGCTTTCACCCAGGGGCCTATGTCCCCCTGTGCTCCAACTCAACCCGCCTCCTCGATGAAGCCACTTCGGAAAACACTTTTTGGCATTCTTGCACTTTTCCTCCTTGCACCCGCGAGTCATGCCTGCACCCGCGTTGTCTATGTGGGGGAGGGGGGGCTCGTGATCACGGGCCGCTCGATGGATTGGGCCGAGGACATGTATTCTAACTTGTGGGTTTTCCCCAGAGGCATGAAACGTGACGGTGCATCAGGCCCCAACACGGTCACCTGGGTTTCCAAGTATGGCAGTCTCGTGGTCTCTGGTTATGAGGCAGGCTCCGCCGATGGCATGAATGAGAAGGGGCTCGTCATGAATGGGCTCTACTTGGTGGAGTCAGACTATGGCAAGGCCGATGGCCGCCCCAGCCTTTCCATCATGGGATTTGGCCAATACGTCTTGGACAACTTTGCCACCGTCGCAGAGGCTGTGAACGCCTTGCAGAAAGATGCCATCCGCATCATCGCGCCCGTGCTGCCCAACGGACGCGGCGCGACGCTCCACATGTCCCTGTCCGATGCTTCTGGCGATTCCGCCATCATCGAGTGGCTGGGGGGCAAGGTGGTGGTGCATCACAGCAAGGACTACCGCGTGATGACGAACTCGCCGATCTTCGAAGAGCAGCTCGCCATTGAAAAGTACTGGAAGGGCGTGGATCCCCTGACCTTTCTCCCCGGCTCAAACAACGCGGCCGACCGGTTTGCGCGAGTTTCCTTCCTGGTGCAGGCCATTCCGACCCGGCTTGATCCCCGGACGATCAAGGCCGTGCCGGGTGCCACTTATCAAAATCAGGCCGCCGCGGCGGTGCTGAGCGTCATGCGTTCAATCAGCGTGCCTCTGGGCATCACCCACCCTACGAAGCCCAACCTAGCCTCCACCCTCTGGCGCACCGTGTACGATCACAAAAACCAAGTGCTCTTCTTTGACTCCGCCACGAGTCCGAACGCCTTCTGGGTACCAATGTCGGAACTGGGTTTCGAAGAAGGCGCGCCGGTGATGAAGCTGACCGTGGCCTGGGGCAAGGTCTATGCTGGCAATGCCGCGAGCAGGTTCGAGCCCGCCGAACCGTTCCCCTTCCAGCCCGTGGATCCCCGCTAGCCCGGTCTCACCTGCTCCTGAGGAACTCCTTGCCACGTGCGAATCGTCGCGCATATTCCCCGCTCCCGTGTCCCCGTAGTTCAAT contains these protein-coding regions:
- a CDS encoding sulfatase-like hydrolase/transferase; translation: MPLLKTASFLALGLLSLTLAQSSAQDTPGTSNRPNIVLVMADDQGWGDMAYNGHPHLKTPNFDALAAEGVRFDNFHAAAPVCSPTRGSVMTGRTPNRFGCFSWGNTLRPQEVTIAEVLKSAGYRTGHFGKWHLGSVQKDSPVNPGNSGFEEWISAPNYFDLNPVLSDQGRAVPFEGDSSDVTVDLALKFIRKQAEARQPFFTVVWFGSPHAPHQPLESDRALYEGLDLTKAQQNFYAEITAMDRAFGRLRSEIKDLGLRDNTILWYCSDNGALPKVGSTGGRRGNKGKIYEGGLAVPALLEWPARFASPKMVKLPCVTSDIYPTLLDVVDVTVPNQPVLDGISLLGVISERDKEREKPIGFWDRGKKGIQTPSKLWMDELLAAQKEGREPNDPARLNPDAGVIGEPEPSNQFPGHAAWLDGQWKLHRIEDPQTHDVTWELYDLEADPKESRVLFAEQPDRLPAMQEALNDWLKSVVKSLNGGDYPKGL
- a CDS encoding linear amide C-N hydrolase, with protein sequence MKPLRKTLFGILALFLLAPASHACTRVVYVGEGGLVITGRSMDWAEDMYSNLWVFPRGMKRDGASGPNTVTWVSKYGSLVVSGYEAGSADGMNEKGLVMNGLYLVESDYGKADGRPSLSIMGFGQYVLDNFATVAEAVNALQKDAIRIIAPVLPNGRGATLHMSLSDASGDSAIIEWLGGKVVVHHSKDYRVMTNSPIFEEQLAIEKYWKGVDPLTFLPGSNNAADRFARVSFLVQAIPTRLDPRTIKAVPGATYQNQAAAAVLSVMRSISVPLGITHPTKPNLASTLWRTVYDHKNQVLFFDSATSPNAFWVPMSELGFEEGAPVMKLTVAWGKVYAGNAASRFEPAEPFPFQPVDPR
- a CDS encoding alpha/beta hydrolase fold domain-containing protein; its protein translation is MGPILRTTLRPLLMVIAAAATLQPLSAQTSPGVTAHRDLEYVADGHERHKLDLYLPAKVDGKVPLIIWVHGGGWQNGSKDGCPPLREGYVARGYAVASINYRLTSHAVFPAQIEDCKAAVRWLRAHAAEYRLDPDKFGVWGSSAGGHLVALLGTSGEVKEFDVKTNLDQSSKVQAVCDYYGPTDLAAFVTRPGYERHADSNSPESKLLGGVVMENLDKAAKANPITYVDKADPPFLIVHGDKDPTVPINQSELLFDALKKTGVSAHFHTIHGAGHGGPGFSGKNIEDMVAKFFDQRLKEGRSTVDALATDSTAEEARGSETLPGGRRRIPWEFITRKDDKNQDGKITKEEFSGPAPLFQRLDRNGDGTLTREEHDAAITERQGSR
- a CDS encoding VOC family protein: MKSALRGIFLTSEDPPATAAFYRDVAGLDWEEVGTGSGYVYWKLDRDGVQLALHDAKAFATHTHPALRESNLTHLYFQISDHKTFLEKLVVMNVPVDSQDDVVITVVDPDGRRVMFGTA
- a CDS encoding DNA alkylation repair protein, yielding MSDTDDSPAAAPALKDWFDEARFRRTGQEMGAVLPAFKQKAYLAQALPGLEDLSLMQRLRRMTESLHAGLPGSYRQSLDALRQLAPRIDHNFVTLVLPDYVGLYGLEDFDASMAALKDFTVYGSSEFAVREFLKRDLTRTLKVMKKWSEDEHEAVRRLASEGSRPRLPWSFRLEELVKDPSPTLPILENLKADSSLYVRKSVANHLNDIAKDHPEWMMDRLAGWPLGEVHTAWIAKRALRTLIKQGDARALGLVGAGEPPEVEVQSFTLNPRKLELGQHLTLELQFKSAAKRAQRLVVDYVIHYVKKSGGTAEKVFKWKELELAPGEAVTLTRRQQIKDFTTRVHYAGKHVVEVAVNGQRLAKAAFVLG
- a CDS encoding endonuclease/exonuclease/phosphatase family protein; protein product: MKHWFRRLLKLAIGVCLIVGALLLWNLRAPAVLEPAVFSKIDLDAWTKSPPLKLRVVTWNVWGLHWITPLRSERLRKVAEEVARLKPDIVGFQEAFVEADRAELTQALQVVGLEHSRYFHSGLVGSGLLMVSRYPVLAEGFIRYASNGRPEALQHGDWWAGKGLSLCTLDLGEGRRLSFGNTHLHARYKENRYHATQLAQTAQLIPWVKKVRETGAPALWTGDWNNTPDGDVLSPLMEAGAWKLLSTDQPRVDHVFGSGEGWEWQVVDQGKVNGKLESDPTVPWSDHAAVWVDVELRSKL
- a CDS encoding DUF5722 domain-containing protein; translation: MPIRCPISSSLATLWMGVALLFWSSLDILHADVTLTPLKEGANQVELTPLENGEWEVRTTGPDPYFHVRVEGEGLDLVKESVLSFEYISLTGVGRMLVFVGPVLDIPHLIMHQGVGRREGWGAQAIDLRDTSAKPALPVKTLRLTWGEAPGLVARFRNLKVRAATAQEAELAATRETRFQNDRALAKRLRKYLGQDFPQQLSSVSADPSQIKIEGRITGSAEALWLAEVPMWEDITALKQPASLHAINADAQGAFTVSVPRDAVKDRDLLLSGWAVVQRTAEGVVPVSALRYVEKQTPRADLPLMRPRSKKGLGGCDFDHEDMDRLGITSVTLNILLNHLLFTSPGEGRTPYTYAGRTWYVNEGVLAGYDRYMTLAARKQLMVSAIILLPQEREAAAGSWIKVAGHPHAEPVGLYVMPNFTTQEGVQAYAAAMNLITERYSRPDGKYGRVHHWIMHNEVNSGFYWTNAGDKTDLTYLGLYQKSMRVAWLLAGQYDAHAKPLISLEHGWTLKLDPRAYAGRALLEHLVQFSRKEGDFPWGIAYHPYAEDLRNPRAWEDPGATFDFNAPFITFKNMEVLDAWARLPRVAYQGQPREIQLTEQGLNSPDYSEKTLAEQAAGMAYAWKKIESLPTVTAFHYHLWADDRSEGGLRLGLRKFRDDAEDPLGIKPIWHLYRAIGTPEWEKASAFALPILGIKSWEEVPHRGEIMNYEL